One genomic window of Quercus lobata isolate SW786 chromosome 9, ValleyOak3.0 Primary Assembly, whole genome shotgun sequence includes the following:
- the LOC115962151 gene encoding zinc finger protein ZAT4-like, giving the protein MEKHRICKICNKRFANGKAMGGHMRSHLAKLPLPPKHENSAQTESAQTLSPSSSTSLNFHHRNNMMQSYRSINGAELSTEEATFHGESDSDSHLKNTTRRRSKRPRKIETEPVKFSAEEVAMWLLKLSKDKWTKGKEKVKQKVETDKEEDDAEEEEKEDYSISKIRKKSHSQTKFRCETCRKVFPSYQALGGHRASHKKIRNNDEDDLEDDNDNFVVDEKVFECPFCFKVFDSGQALGGHKKVHFSNLGNGNANARSSARNKLIDLNLPAPVDEHEVISIVSNAA; this is encoded by the coding sequence ATGGAGAAGCATAGAATCTGCAAGATCTGCAACAAGCGCTTTGCTAATGGGAAAGCCATGGGAGGTCACATGAGATCTCATCTGGCAAAGCTACCCCTTCCTCCAAAGCATGAAAACTCAGCCCAAACTGAGTCAGCTCAGACTCTTTCACCATCTTCATCCACCTCTCTTAATTTTCACCATAGAAACAATATGATGCAGTCTTACAGATCCATCAACGGTGCTGAGCTGTCTACCGAGGAGGCTACCTTTCATGGAGAAAGTGATTCGGACTCTCACCTCAAAAACACAACTCGCAGAAGATCCAAACGCCCTCGTAAAATTGAAACTGAACCAGTGAAGTTTTCTgctgaagaagttgctatgtggCTTTTAAAGCTCTCTAAAGATAAGTggacaaaaggaaaagaaaaagttaaacaaaaagttgaaactgataaagaagaagatgatgctGAGGAAGAGGAGAAGGAGGATTATTCAATATCCAAGATTCGCAAGAAAAGTCACTCTCAGACTAAGTTCAGGTGTGAGACTTGTAGGAAAGTTTTTCCATCTTATCAAGCTCTTGGCGGACACAGAGCTAGTCACAAGAAAATTCGGAACAATGATGAGGATGATCTTGAAGACGATAATGACAATTTTGTGGTTGATGAGAAAGTTTTTGAATGCCCATTCTGTTTCAAAGTGTTTGATTCTGGTCAAGCATTGGGTGGGCATAAGAAGGTGCACTTCTCCAACTTAGGCAATGGCAATGCTAATGCTAGAAGTTCTGCTAGAAACAAGTTGATAGATCTTAATTTACCGGCTCCTGTAGATGAGCATGAAGTTATCTCAATTGTGTCCAATGCAGCATAA